In Anaerobranca californiensis DSM 14826, the following are encoded in one genomic region:
- a CDS encoding ABC transporter permease, with amino-acid sequence MKKWIAYPYVVFMLIFIVLPLLLTLYYSVTYQDLDGTTRFTLHHFKTFFTGSGYSDSKIFINILLRSLCLALVTTIICLILGYPLAMILSKMKGVTRNNLVLLLIVPMWMNFLIRTYAWMSILSREGILNGILIRLGLPTVNILYTETAVVLGMVYNFLPFMILPIYTVLVKMDKRVLEAAADLGANKFITFTRVIFPLSLPGVISGITMVFMPAVTTFVIPRLLGGGRVEMIGNLIEQQFLGEYNWNFGSAVSIIMMTFILLFMFLLQKNVDKEEEGSIW; translated from the coding sequence ATGAAAAAATGGATAGCTTACCCCTATGTAGTTTTCATGTTAATCTTCATAGTGCTGCCCCTGTTGTTAACCCTCTATTATAGTGTTACTTATCAAGATCTAGATGGCACCACAAGATTTACATTACACCACTTTAAAACTTTCTTTACTGGATCAGGGTACTCTGATTCCAAGATATTTATTAACATACTTTTAAGATCCCTTTGCTTAGCTTTAGTAACGACAATTATCTGTTTGATTCTTGGATACCCCCTAGCCATGATTTTAAGCAAAATGAAAGGGGTTACAAGAAATAATTTAGTATTACTGTTAATAGTACCTATGTGGATGAATTTTTTAATTAGGACCTATGCCTGGATGTCAATTTTAAGCCGGGAAGGGATACTAAATGGAATTTTAATTAGATTAGGACTCCCTACTGTCAATATATTATATACCGAAACAGCCGTTGTTTTAGGTATGGTTTATAACTTTTTGCCTTTCATGATCCTTCCCATTTATACCGTTTTAGTAAAAATGGATAAGAGGGTTTTAGAAGCGGCAGCGGACTTAGGGGCCAATAAATTTATTACCTTTACAAGGGTAATTTTCCCATTAAGCCTCCCAGGGGTAATTTCCGGTATTACAATGGTATTTATGCCTGCTGTTACAACCTTTGTTATCCCTAGATTATTAGGGGGAGGAAGGGTTGAGATGATCGGTAACCTCATTGAACAGCAATTTTTAGGGGAATACAATTGGAATTTTGGTTCAGCGGTTTCTATCATAATGATGACATTCATTTTATTGTTTATGTTTTTACTTCAAAAAAATGTCGATAAGGAAGAGGAGGGCTCTATATGGTAA
- a CDS encoding ABC transporter substrate-binding protein has product MKKIMLSILAIILVFSALTGCSSSSKEVLYIFNWGDFIDMDLVRDFEKEYGIKVIYDEYDTNESMYARLKAGGKYDLIFPSDYMIAKLISEDMLEEIDFNNIPNYKYIMDNFKNMNFDPENKYSVPYVWGTLGILYNTEKVQGNVDSWSVVFDPANKNQVFMIDSMRDTLAVALNYLGYSINSKNEQELEEAKRLLIKQRSEVNPVYVNDEGKDMIMEGQAVFFVTWSGEAMQVISEDPRFHYIVPKEGSNLFIDNMAIPKGARNKENAEKFINYMLRPDVAKANIEYIGYSTPHKAAWEGLDTETKNNPILYLSDEVIKKAEIFIDLGPFLDVYSRVWREIKNQ; this is encoded by the coding sequence ATGAAAAAAATTATGTTGAGCATACTAGCAATTATCTTGGTTTTTTCAGCATTGACAGGCTGCAGCTCATCTAGTAAAGAAGTTTTGTACATTTTTAATTGGGGAGATTTTATTGACATGGACTTAGTCCGGGATTTTGAAAAAGAGTATGGAATTAAAGTTATTTATGATGAATATGATACCAATGAGTCCATGTACGCCCGATTAAAAGCCGGTGGTAAATATGACCTTATATTCCCATCGGATTACATGATCGCTAAACTCATCAGTGAGGATATGTTAGAAGAAATAGACTTCAATAATATTCCCAACTACAAATATATCATGGATAATTTTAAAAACATGAACTTTGATCCGGAAAATAAGTATTCTGTACCTTATGTCTGGGGAACATTAGGTATTTTATACAATACTGAAAAGGTACAGGGGAATGTTGATAGCTGGAGTGTAGTTTTTGATCCTGCCAACAAAAATCAAGTTTTTATGATTGATAGTATGAGAGATACTTTAGCCGTTGCTTTAAATTACCTCGGCTATTCTATAAACTCTAAAAATGAACAAGAGCTTGAGGAAGCAAAGAGATTGTTAATAAAACAAAGGTCAGAAGTAAACCCGGTATATGTAAATGATGAAGGTAAAGATATGATTATGGAAGGGCAAGCGGTCTTTTTTGTAACTTGGTCTGGAGAAGCAATGCAGGTTATTTCTGAAGACCCTAGATTTCATTACATCGTTCCCAAAGAAGGAAGTAATCTATTTATAGATAACATGGCCATCCCCAAAGGTGCTAGGAACAAAGAAAATGCAGAAAAATTTATAAACTACATGCTTAGACCCGATGTTGCAAAGGCAAATATTGAATATATCGGTTACTCTACCCCCCACAAAGCTGCTTGGGAAGGGTTAGATACTGAAACTAAAAATAATCCTATACTTTACCTCAGTGATGAAGTAATAAAGAAAGCAGAGATATTTATCGACTTAGGACCTTTCTTAGATGTATATAGTAGAGTTTGGAGAGAAATTAAAAATCAATAA
- a CDS encoding ABC transporter permease, whose amino-acid sequence MVIRLLKRIYLFLIYLFLYAPILVLVIFSFNDSRSRTSWEGFTLRWYRELFSNQQILLSLRYTLIIAVLAATISTIMGTLAAIGIYKMKYLERQIVLNLNYLPVLNPDILTGLSLMLLFIFFKIPLGFITLLLAHITFCIPYVILSVLPKLKQLPANTLEAAMDLGAEPFYAIRKVILPQITPGIITGALIAFSLSIDDFVISFFTTGQGVSNLSITIFSMARRGINPTINALSTLLFFSVLILLVLINLQNDQEKREEH is encoded by the coding sequence ATGGTAATTAGGTTATTGAAAAGAATCTATCTCTTCCTCATCTACCTTTTCCTTTATGCCCCTATATTGGTATTGGTAATATTTTCCTTTAACGATTCTAGGTCTAGGACATCATGGGAAGGTTTTACATTAAGGTGGTATCGGGAACTTTTTAGCAATCAGCAAATACTCCTATCTTTAAGGTATACCTTAATAATAGCAGTACTTGCTGCAACAATTTCAACTATAATGGGGACATTAGCAGCTATTGGTATTTATAAAATGAAGTACCTTGAAAGACAGATAGTATTAAATTTAAATTACTTACCGGTTTTAAACCCTGATATCTTGACAGGTCTGTCCCTGATGCTGCTATTTATATTTTTCAAAATCCCCTTAGGGTTCATCACCCTGTTGTTAGCCCATATAACCTTTTGTATTCCTTATGTCATATTATCTGTACTACCTAAACTTAAACAACTTCCCGCCAATACCTTAGAGGCAGCCATGGATTTAGGTGCAGAACCCTTTTACGCAATTAGGAAAGTAATCTTACCCCAAATAACACCGGGGATTATAACTGGGGCGTTAATTGCTTTTTCCCTGTCTATCGACGATTTTGTAATAAGCTTTTTTACCACAGGACAAGGGGTATCCAATCTTTCTATAACTATATTTTCTATGGCAAGGCGGGGAATAAACCCTACAATAAACGCTTTGTCAACACTACTATTTTTTAGTGTTTTGATATTACTAGTATTGATAAACTTACAAAATGATCAAGAAAAGAGGGAGGAGCATTAA
- a CDS encoding 4Fe-4S dicluster domain-containing protein — MAKSWYPVIDYELCIECNACFNKCSHGVYKLEGERPVVVYPEGCVYGCRGCQKLCPVNAIQYVGDIGGKESSGCGCCSC, encoded by the coding sequence ATGGCAAAAAGTTGGTATCCAGTAATTGATTATGAACTTTGTATTGAATGTAATGCTTGTTTTAATAAATGTAGCCATGGAGTTTATAAATTAGAAGGGGAAAGACCAGTGGTAGTTTATCCAGAAGGTTGTGTTTATGGATGTAGAGGATGTCAGAAGTTATGTCCTGTTAATGCAATTCAATATGTTGGCGACATTGGAGGAAAAGAAAGCTCTGGTTGTGGATGTTGCAGTTGTTAG